A portion of the Salminus brasiliensis chromosome 9, fSalBra1.hap2, whole genome shotgun sequence genome contains these proteins:
- the tinf2 gene encoding TERF1-interacting nuclear factor 2 yields the protein MMRTPGKAGDNDESLPVASLRLLAPPLRLVSAAVWKVMQQRDVTHYGKLEEFVTSVSETVPGLLSYRHQAKLSVGLRAQLILHHLRISPSSDPELILPLLEKLRAPTLSKGKRKDQKVEAAVKNFHILVHTLLKNPAGRRQFFKEEFDSQYGPQYDQALEKLLWEFLSRLDQLLPVPDLAETVSWLSSAPAVLEECARSASQPQLLRTLLQHEKCLGHLGSAASIPSSTGDSILSSLSLPPSGRVRHTDQSGSTPTPNTVLSTALSAAGSRSTRQTRRTASQIAPVIGTISSKDLPQRTSANQDVASFIERDSKEDLEASNYTTVKSRLGPKNESLENVPEEEHSVGNILVTVISQTSTSSEIEDDEEDDLQPVRRSSGRRRKSSVTEKRETTRRSTRVLEQDRKRKRVGLKNSSKNSPGTVPDMTSQEDKPLPAVLTSSTKRNPRVIIPKLDISDFTQSALLNTTASEEKTPKSPRQSSTERVCRVRNGDSGDRKRKLSCTLTPEKKQTSSIDTQICAGSPCIPTIMPLRMDSPGKASPVTESADEVIVDSEDEATEKVKGRLFTSRYCKTKNNTYVPTLHEFWTPAFFRRDLVSPGNGCR from the exons ATGATGAGGACACCAGGAAAAGCTGGGGACAATG ATGAGTCTTTACCAGTTGCTTCTCTTCGTCTTTTGGCTCCACCACTGAGACTGGTCTCGGCTGCAGTGTGGAAGGTGATGCAGCAGCGTGATGTGACTCATTATGGAAAGCTGGAGGAATTTGTGACCTCTGTCTCGGAAACTGTACCTGGACTGCTGAGTTATAGGCATCAAGCTAAGCTGTCTGTGGGTCTTCGTGCACAA ctgATTCTGCATCATCTCCGAATATCTCCGTCTTCTGACCCTGAACTCATTCTCCCTCTACTGGAGAAACTGCGTGCTCCCACGCTATCTAAAGGGAAA AGAAAGGATCAGAAAGTGGAGGCCGCTGTGAAGAACTTCCACATCCTTGTGCACACACTGCTTAAGAACCCAGCAGGGAGGAGACAATTCTTCAAG GAGGAGTTTGACTCTCAGTATGGTCCACAGTATGACCAGGCTCTAGAGAAATTGCTGTGGGAGTTCCTGTCCAGACTGGACCAACTACTTCCTGTCCCAGACCTTGCTGAG ACTGTGTCATGGCTTAGTTCTGCCCCAGCTGTGTTGGAGGAATGTGCACGCTCTGCGTCTCAGCCGCAGCTTCTCAGGACTCTGCTGCAGCACGAGAAATGTCTGGGACATCTTGGCTCTGCAG CATCCATTCCTTCTTCCACTGGGGACTCTATCCtatcctctctttccctccctccctctggcAGAGTACGGCACACAGACCAATCAGGATCCACACCCACCCCAAATACTGTCCTGAGTACCGCTCTATCAGCTGCGGGGTCCCGGAGTACTAGGCAAACTAGGAGAACAGCGTCACAAATTGCTCCGGTGATCGGGACGATCTCCAGTAAAGACCTTCCACAGAGGACTTCAGCCAATCAGGATGTGGCATCCTTTATAGAAAGAGACAGTAAAGAAGACCTAGAGGCCTCCAATTACACAACGGTGAAATCGAGGCTTGGTCCGAAGAATGAGAGTTTGGAAAATGTTCCGGAGGAGGAACACAGTGTTGGGAATATACTGGTTACTGTAATCAGTCAAACATCTACAAGCAGTGAAATAGAAGATGATGAGGAAGATGACCTGCAACCAGTGAGAAGAAGCTcagggaggaggagaaagagtaGTGTAACAGAGAAACGAGAGACGACGAGGAGGAGTACACGAGTTCTGGAGCAGGACAGGAAGCGGAAAAGAGTGGGGCTTAAAAACTCCAGCAAGAATTCACCCGGGACTGTGCCGGACATGACGTCCCAAGAAGACAAACCTCTTCCTGCTGTCCTCACCTCCAGTACGAAGCGTAATCCAAGAGTCATCATCCCAAAACTGGACATCAGTGATTTCACACAATCTGCATTGCTTAACACAACAGCCAGTGAGGAAAAGACTCCAAAATCTCCAAGACAGTCATCAACAGAGCGTGTGTGCAGAGTGAGAAATGGTGACTCTGGAGACCGAAAGAGGAAACTCAGCTGCACGTTGACCCCGGAAAAGAAGCAGACCAGTTCAATTGATACACA AATCTGTGCTGGCTCACCCTGCATACCCACCATCATGCCTCTACGGATGGATAGTCCAG GAAAGGCCTCTCCTGTAACTGAATCCGCTGATGAGGTTATAGTTGACTCTGAAGATGAAGCTACTGAAAAAGTGAAAGGCAGG CTGTTCACGTCTCGCTACTGCAAAACCAAGAACAACACTTATGTTCCCACTTTACATGAGTTCTGGACTCCTGCTTTCTTCCGCCGTGACCTTGTGTCTCCAGGAAATGGGTGTAGATGA
- the dhrs4 gene encoding dehydrogenase/reductase SDR family member 4, whose amino-acid sequence MLRSVTKCLWSNPVAGGRMMSHSSLAGKVAIITASTDGIGLAAAQALGKRGAHVVVSSRRQANVDKAVSLLRSENIQVTGTSCNVGIEEDRKNLINLTLEQCGGIDILVSNAAVNPFFGNILDSTDEVWSKILDVNVKASFLLTKQVVPHMEKRGGGSVLFVSSVAGYQPMPGLGPYSVSKTALLGLTRALAPELAHSNIRVNCVAPGIIKTRFSSALWQSEEVTNEFMKQLSIKRLGVPEDIGGVIAFLCSADASYITGETITVTGGINCRL is encoded by the exons ATGTTGAGGTCAGTAACCAAGTGCCTTTGGAGCAACCCTGTCGCTGGTGGAAGAATGATGTCCCACAGTAGCCTTGCTGGAAAAGTCGCCATAATTACTGCATCCACAGATGG AATTGGCTTGGCTGCTGCACAGGCATTAGGTAAGAGAGGAGCTCATGTTGTCGTGAGCAGTCGCCGACAAGCCAACGTGGACAAGGCTGTGTCACTGTTGCGCAGTGAAAACATTCAGGTGACCGGCACCAGCTGTAATGTGGGGATTGAAGAAGACCGAAAAAACCTGATCAACTTG ACACTGGAGCAGTGTGGGGGAATTGACATCCTGGTCTCTAACGCAGCCGTAAACCCTTTCTTTGGAAACATCTTGGACTCAACAGACGAAGTGTGGAGCAAG ATATTAGATGTGAATGTGAAAGCTTCGTTTCTTCTTACCAAACAAGTTGTGCCTCACATGGAGAAAAGAGG GGGTGGCTCAGTCTTGTTTGTGTCCTCAGTAGCAGGATACCAGCCAATGCCG GGTCTGGGTCCATACAGTGTGAGTAAGACGGCTCTTCTGGGTCTAACGCGAGCACTCGCTCCTGAACTAGCTCACAGTAATATCCGGGTCAACTGTGTGGCTCCAGGAATCATCAAGACACGGTTCAGTTCTGCT TTATGGCAGAGTGAAGAAGTGACAAATGAATTTATGAAGCAGCTGAGCATTAAAAG GCTGGGGGTGCCAGAGGACATTGGGGGAGTGATTGCGTTCCTGTGTTCCGCTGATGCTTCATACATCACTGGCGAGACCATTACTGTCACGGGTGGTATAAATTGCagactgtag